GCTGTTAAGAGTGCCATCATTATTAATATAATTAATATTAGTTAAACTATAAGACAAGTTAGTATCACTATTAACAATTTCTAAGGGATGAGTAATTTCAAAACTAGTATTTGTGGCAAAAAGATCTTTTCCCATAATTTTTAACTGTGTACTTGTTAAATCATGAGAAAGCTGCATTCCACAAAATAATGTTATTACTGCGCCAAGCATTAAAAATAATCCTAAAACTTGAAGACTATTTTTTAAAAAACTTTTTCAGAAATTTTTTAACAAAACTAAACTAACCATCTTAACACCTGCAACCTAAATCTATTTTAATTATAGCAATAGAAAAATAAAAAACAGTTATAAAAACTGTTTTTTTTAATTTTTTGTTATTAAATTAGTTTTTGCTAGTTTTTGCAAAGCATCTTGCGCAGCAAATTGTTCAGCACTTTTATGGGTATAACCTTGTCCTTGCCCATAACGAACCTTATCAATTTCCGCAACAACAGTATAAATTGATCGATTACCTTCTAAAATCTCTTCCCCAATTAATTTATACTCTAAAACTCGGCTATCACCTGCTTGTAAAAATTCTTGTAACTCTGTTTTGTAATCGCGGATTTGTTCTAAAAAATCAGTGTCAGAAACCATCTTTAGTAATGTTTGCTCAATAAAATATCGCACTGCTTCTTCTCCTAAATCAAGATAAAGAGCAGCAATCATTGATTCATAAATATCGGCTAAAATCCGATCTTTTTCATATCCCTTAGTTTTGATTTCCCCTTTACCAATTAAAAGAAATTGTCCCAAATTAATATTACGTGTTAATTCTGCCAATGTTACTTCTCGAACCATTTTACTTCTTAAACTTGTAATTTCTCCTTCATTCATTTCAGGAAATTTTAAAAATAAATATAGTGATACCTCTTTTTGTAAAATAGCATCACCCAAAAATTCTAGGCGCTGATATGTATAATTAAGATTATTTTCATTCGCATATGAATTATGAGTTAAAGCTTTAAAATAAAATTGCTCATTTTTAATCTTAATTTGATACTGTTCAAAATACTTTTGTAAATTATTAAATAAGTGGGCAGGGTTTTGCAAATGAAATGTCATCTTTATACTCCTTTTTTAATTTCAGCTTCAATTTTTTTAACAAAATCATTGATTATAGCTTTTCTAGTCATTTCTAGTGTACTAATTCATGATTTAGCATCACTACTACCATGGGTTTTAACCGCTACTTTTTTTAGCCCCAACATTAATGCCGAGGCATTATTACGATAGTCAAATGTTTCACGAACACCACGAAAGGCTTTTCGTAAACTTAAGGCTTTTAATTTTCGAAAAATATTTTTTGTTAATTCTTGCTTTAAAACAGCCATTAAATTTTTAGCCATCCCCTCTAATGTTTTTAAGGCAACATTACCTGTAAAGCCATCGGTAACAATAATATCGACAATATTACTTGTAATATCACGAGGCTCAATATTACCATAAAAATTAATATTATTATTTACCTGTAACATTTTATAGGCTTCTTTATGATAGTCTTTTCCTTTTGATTCTTCATGACCAATATTTAATAGTCCAACGGTTGGACTATTTAAATTCATAATTACTTTTGCATAAACAGTTGCCATTAATGCAAAATTAACTAAATCACGTGCATTATTCTCTAAATTAGCTCCAACATCTAACATCATAACACTTTTACCTTTTTTAATTGTTGGAATAAAAGGCATAAAAGCTGGACGATTAATTCCTTCTAATTCCCCAATAATAAAATGACAAGCCGATAAATAAGCTGCTGTTGAACCTCCTGATACAAAAGCTTCTACCTTATCATTTGCTAATAACTCCGCACTACGAACCATTGAACTATCTGGTTTACGACGGACTTCCATCATTCCTTCTGTCATTGCAATTACTTCACTAGTATGAAAAATTTCATACCGACTTGGATTAATTTTTTTATTATGGAGCCCTTCTTTAATCACTGCTTTATCCCCAACTAAGACAAAGAAAACATCTGAATATTTTTTAACAAAAACTTTTAAAGCATCAACAATTGGGGGGATTCCCAAATCTGTTCCCATCATATCAATTGCAATTTTGTGCATAATTCTCGCTCCTACTCTATTAATACATTTATTATACTAATTATAGCAAAATATCGGTTTGAAAAGATGAAATTAAAAAAATAAAAAACAAACTAACTATTTGCTTTTTATTACTTCTAATAATTTAAGTTTGATTTTTCCTTTACTATCAAGTTCAATTACTTTAACTTTAACTTGGTCATTGACATTAACAATATCTTCGGTTTTTTCAACGCGATGATCAGCTAGTTTGGAAATATGAATTAACCCATCTAGATTTTCTTTTAAATTAACAAATGCCCCAAATTTTTCAATTTTAACAACTGTTCCAATTAATTCTTGATTTATTTCAACAGGGAAAACTATATCTTTAATTAATTGATAAGCCCTATTTATTGCCTCATAGTCTTTATGATAAATTGTCACTTGACCATCATCTTCAATATCAATTTTAACATTATTTGATTTTTCAATAATGCTGGTAATGGTTTTTCCCCCTGTCCCAATTACATCCCGAATCTTTTCAACTGGAATCATAAATGTTTTCATTTTTGGAGCTGTTGGGGCTAATTCTATTCGCGGTGCCGGAATTGTTGCTAAGATGTTTGCTAATAATGTTGTGCGAGCTTTTTTTGCCGCTAATAAAGCTTCTCATAAAATTTCTTGTGTAATTCCACTGATCTTAATATCCATTTGTAAAGCACAAATTCCATCTTTTGTACCAGCAACTTTAAAGTCCATATCTCCTAAGTGATCTTCCATTCCTTGAATATCTGTTAAAATAGTGTAATTTTCATCATTTTTAACAAGACCCATAGCTATTCCAACAACTGGGGTTTTAATTGGGACCCCTGCTGCCATTAATGCTAATGTTGAAGCACAAATTGCGGCTTGCGAAGTTGATCCATTTGATTCTAATACTTCTGAAACAATTCGAATTGTATAAGGGAACTCTTTTTCGCTTGGTAGGATTTGTAATAACGCCTTTTCGCCAAGAGCCCCATGACCAATTTCACGACGTGATGGTGCTCCCATTCGCCCAGTTTCTCCAACTGAAAAAGGCGGAAAATTATAATGATGCATAAAACGTTTACCTTCTTCATCAGTAATGCCATCAATAATTTGGTTTTCCCCTAATGCCCCTAAAGTAACAATAGATAGAACTTGTGTCTCTCCTCTTGTAAATAAAGCACTACCATGCACAATTGGTAATAAATCAATTTCACTATCTAACGGTCGAATTTCATCTAGCTGACGATTATCTAAGCGTAATTTTTGAACAGTAATTTGATGACGAATTTCATCGCGAACAACATTTTTTAAACACGTTGATAATTCTAACAACATTCGGCGTTTTAATTTTTCATCCTTTTCTTCTGACCAAGGAAATTTGACAATTGCTTGTTTTTCAATTTCGCTAATTGTCTGATAGCGTTCAATTTTTTCACGAATTTGGGCAGCTTTAATTAATTGATCAGCATAATGTTGCTGCACAAAATTGCTGATTTCCTCTCGAATTGTAAATAATTCAACTACCATTTTAGATTCACCAACGGCGCTAATAATTTCAGATTGGAAAGCATTTAATTCTTTAATAAACTGATGACCCACCATTATTGCCTGCAAGACTTCTTCTTCGGATGATTGTTGGCAACCAGCTTCAACCATATTAATTTCATTTTCGGTTCCAGCAACAATCAATTCCATACGCCCATTATTTAATTGTTCTAATGTTGGCATCACAATGATTTGATTTTTTTCATCAATTGTTACTAAGGCGCTAGCTACGGGGCCATTGAAGGGAATTTTTGATATTCCTAAAGCTAATGAAGCCCCAAATAAACTGGCAATTCGAACATCATGATCATTATCAACAGCTAAGACATTAATGACAATTTGCACCTCATTACGGAAGTTTTCGGAAAATAATGGTCGTAATGCCCGATCAATTACTCGTGCTGATAAAATTCCATATTCGGAAGGTTTTCCTTCGCGTTTTAAAAACCCACCTGGGATTTTTCCAACTGAATATAACTTTTCTTGAAATACAACTGTTAAGGGGAAAAAATCTAATTCTGTTGGAGTTGGATTTGTTGTAGCAGTTGCCAAAATAACAGTTTTACCTAAACGAATTAAAATTGAACCACTTGCTTGTTTTGCTAACTGGCCATGTTCAACGGTAATTTCCTTATTATTAATTATTTTTTTAAATATTTGCTTTGCCATAGTATCGCCTTTCTTTATATTCTTGTTAATTTTATCATACATTATTTCTATTTGCCTCAGAGATGTTATGATATTATTATAATGGAAATTAGCAGAAAGAAGGTCTGTTATGATGAAAAATCATTCAATTTATCTTGATAATTCTACTTTTGAAAATCTAAAAGATAAAGCTTTACTCCTTGATGTTCGAACAGCAATTGAATTTAATTCCTTAAAAACCTTACCTAATAGTAAAAATGTTTATCTTTATGATTTAATAACTAATCCTGAAAATTTTATTGATGATAAAGATGAGTTAATTATCACTTTATGTAATGGAGGTAATCGC
The Spiroplasma chrysopicola DF-1 genome window above contains:
- the plsX gene encoding phosphate acyltransferase PlsX; protein product: MHKIAIDMMGTDLGIPPIVDALKVFVKKYSDVFFVLVGDKAVIKEGLHNKKINPSRYEIFHTSEVIAMTEGMMEVRRKPDSSMVRSAELLANDKVEAFVSGGSTAAYLSACHFIIGELEGINRPAFMPFIPTIKKGKSVMMLDVGANLENNARDLVNFALMATVYAKVIMNLNSPTVGLLNIGHEESKGKDYHKEAYKMLQVNNNINFYGNIEPRDITSNIVDIIVTDGFTGNVALKTLEGMAKNLMAVLKQELTKNIFRKLKALSLRKAFRGVRETFDYRNNASALMLGLKKVAVKTHGSSDAKSWISTLEMTRKAIINDFVKKIEAEIKKGV
- a CDS encoding rhodanese-like domain-containing protein, which translates into the protein MMKNHSIYLDNSTFENLKDKALLLDVRTAIEFNSLKTLPNSKNVYLYDLITNPENFIDDKDELIITLCNGGNRSSDAAHELRQHGYHNAFVLEHGIYGYYRWQDSLK
- the rnc gene encoding ribonuclease III, translating into MTFHLQNPAHLFNNLQKYFEQYQIKIKNEQFYFKALTHNSYANENNLNYTYQRLEFLGDAILQKEVSLYLFLKFPEMNEGEITSLRSKMVREVTLAELTRNINLGQFLLIGKGEIKTKGYEKDRILADIYESMIAALYLDLGEEAVRYFIEQTLLKMVSDTDFLEQIRDYKTELQEFLQAGDSRVLEYKLIGEEILEGNRSIYTVVAEIDKVRYGQGQGYTHKSAEQFAAQDALQKLAKTNLITKN
- a CDS encoding polyribonucleotide nucleotidyltransferase, with the protein product MAKQIFKKIINNKEITVEHGQLAKQASGSILIRLGKTVILATATTNPTPTELDFFPLTVVFQEKLYSVGKIPGGFLKREGKPSEYGILSARVIDRALRPLFSENFRNEVQIVINVLAVDNDHDVRIASLFGASLALGISKIPFNGPVASALVTIDEKNQIIVMPTLEQLNNGRMELIVAGTENEINMVEAGCQQSSEEEVLQAIMVGHQFIKELNAFQSEIISAVGESKMVVELFTIREEISNFVQQHYADQLIKAAQIREKIERYQTISEIEKQAIVKFPWSEEKDEKLKRRMLLELSTCLKNVVRDEIRHQITVQKLRLDNRQLDEIRPLDSEIDLLPIVHGSALFTRGETQVLSIVTLGALGENQIIDGITDEEGKRFMHHYNFPPFSVGETGRMGAPSRREIGHGALGEKALLQILPSEKEFPYTIRIVSEVLESNGSTSQAAICASTLALMAAGVPIKTPVVGIAMGLVKNDENYTILTDIQGMEDHLGDMDFKVAGTKDGICALQMDIKISGITQEILWEALLAAKKARTTLLANILATIPAPRIELAPTAPKMKTFMIPVEKIRDVIGTGGKTITSIIEKSNNVKIDIEDDGQVTIYHKDYEAINRAYQLIKDIVFPVEINQELIGTVVKIEKFGAFVNLKENLDGLIHISKLADHRVEKTEDIVNVNDQVKVKVIELDSKGKIKLKLLEVIKSK